Proteins encoded in a region of the Benincasa hispida cultivar B227 chromosome 2, ASM972705v1, whole genome shotgun sequence genome:
- the LOC120070771 gene encoding mitochondrial import inner membrane translocase subunit TIM23-2-like has product MEDSSKSAHDRKTRFYHPYQDLHVPIAKLYELPTAPEHLFFEEAARPHRSWGENLQYYTGIGYLSGALLGGARGSVQGLRAAEPGDSVKLRLNRVLNSGGQLGRRAGNSLGILGLIFAGLESGVIHLRGRDDVLNSIVAGLGTGALYKAASGPRSAAIAGAIGGIAAAAAVAGKQAVKRYVPI; this is encoded by the coding sequence ATGGAAGATTCCTCCAAATCAGCCCATGATCGGAAAACCCGTTTCTATCACCCCTACCAAGACCTACACGTTCCGATCGCCAAGCTCTACGAACTCCCCACCGCCCCCGAGCATCTCTTCTTCGAAGAGGCCGCCAGGCCCCACCGTTCTTGGGGCGAAAACCTCCAATACTACACCGGAATTGGCTACCTCTCCGGCGCCCTTCTCGGCGGCGCCAGGGGCTCTGTCCAGGGCCTCAGGGCGGCCGAGCCCGGCGACTCTGTCAAGCTCCGTCTCAATCGAGTTCTCAACTCTGGCGGCCAGCTTGGCCGGAGGGCTGGGAACTCTCTTGGGATCCTTGGCTTGATTTTTGCTGGTTTGGAAAGTGGGGTTATTCATTTGAGAGGTAGGGATGATGTTTTGAACAGTATTGTTGCTGGATTGGGGACTGGTGCGCTTTATAAGGCAGCTTCTGGGCCAAGATCGGCCGCCATCGCCGGTGCCATTGGAGGGATTGCTGCTGCAGCTGCTGTTGCAGGCAAGCAGGCAGTTAAGAGATATGTGCCAATATAG